One window from the genome of Solea solea chromosome 13, fSolSol10.1, whole genome shotgun sequence encodes:
- the setd2 gene encoding histone-lysine N-methyltransferase SETD2 isoform X2, producing the protein MSSSMDTLLREEGSGASVKVEGLSKAALIKSLSPRVMLSNHFLPKGTKTKVNLEDQGRQKVSFSFSQTKKPLQSLFFVPASPDKSVTEPLAALSQSPTNKGGQSTDGKTEQKQTPMVPISVTETPQTPVSPVTKLKPDLAKMHFKKQILSISVTEEKSVLPEDQHSTELPGFQKSASKKSVLPEDQHSTELLGLQKSASKKSVLPEDQHSTELLGLQKSASKKSVLPEDQHSTELLGLQKSASKKSVLPEDQHSTELLDLQKSASKKSVLPEDQHSTELLDLQKSASKNATEFPIPEPQNIVNVCLSESALIESSETRVSLCHKKPTASSGKVGDAFSSTEQNNKVSQRKTRSESDGDSVEMSSSRKSVDSKSKNSDSRIKEVKKSSSISHVEEKEKISSKWAENHERSSSYSKSDRDSRHTSSRSARSDKDRRRSRSRSRSRSRGSRTSSSHSRSERSRGDRGSRSERSYYHDSDRRSHRSSPRRERRSSRSRTDRTRDSSDSEDDHRKTRTRTSDSSRSSVHSSSHKESKTSYSKSEKAHKSLDSPHSLEMDRRTQSSKERTSKRFSDSDSQRKWSPDLDPSYRKSSTHHKSKTDSKSSSFSMHTHSQTCEKFHKSSSSESEGDHKGKFQSGPDEKSKNSLMKSSRLDSKHTTLSSSSANTTGYDRQSDDMVQSPEKALPCATATYVPQTEKEKSDFNWDATERIDQHDREMVSCTEKHLQESSPKRPEESKLGLEDENENASNITSSESLKDVNAALENLTDVKDGLLSNNHTHVNSPAAVLGSCSSNDGIVCSQDKKVFDCSSGPMSLPDTADVPITHDVWQNTKPEIVELNTVDEQSDTGVPPKLESSHLESENQLICGLQSIDTVKKSSARKSRWDIVGQNTSESDLSQRAFSVENKPNVKKVISVKKIEFSKESNQHDCDIQDTIEQEAERHSTLVKQTEISKQQVCLDSMSMADKYKDQSEPSQATTRIDCCVLKPTSLQTMSMDGPLCIVDASQVDTAANIKSWNGNDPHEKPMDTDKKSQLIKGASPQQDTLGGESEASDSDNSEYDSDCDEAIKRLHSVVVVPKNSSLTMATRNTGASCSPTNISELHSDNIAAHVNAPENSNQFGSQQRRGSSPSVFGETSGPCAGINDSSTSSMLCLSQSNMIDSTSHSEGSSTVSALPYIVGHIGAHGSATESAHSLDFRQHEQEQKRQSSSSRNEQMYSHYQHGELSNADNISDKNEVNLGWDFSQLEQPSSTYQQPDSSHGPQLSNTKLTENSLEEQEHRQSNALWNHQSPHMQTSRKPYLQAQEHYQDPAGEIHPDSLTNDHGDYSGDLQGHEISSNSRGSVVPDPPREDHFKPHRGRGPPKKRRPEIESDSDNEAEAGPAGKKERHGDFDISKEMLVKAEVVLPSLALQDFQDASKWRDLAKSKKMPPYFDLIEENLYLTERKKSKSHRDIKRMQCECPMLSREERSKGAFSCGEDCLNRLLMIECSSRCLNGLYCSNRRFQMKQHADFDVILTEDKGWGLRAAKDLTPNTFVLEYCGEVLDHKEFKTRVKEYARNKNIHYYFMALKNNEIIDATLKGNCSRFMNHSCEPNCETQKWTVNGQLRVGFFTTKAVGAGTELTFDYQFQRYGKEAQKCFCGAPSCRGFLGGENRVSVRAAGGKMKKDRSRKSALTTVDEELEALLENGEGLYDEKQVVSLCRLMVRVETMEQKLTCLKLIRDTQNTSCLKQFLDHHGLSLLWIFMVELSEAKGNSANNVKLQLEIMTTLAVLPISTKNMLEESRVLTFIQRWAQTKTLPHPAEMDGYSSENTSRAQTPLNTPDGSSTKMGPELDADASKPAVYRRLKIISENSLDSALSDASKASDGKEEEEEEDDDDEEDESSNAAHPDVKQLMAEPVCETAEPTKDTIEESEKEEKQEEIAMSPSSQDQPQTEELKDKMELEVEDMDIEKKEDTTDGLKDELQNESNETSDKQEGEGEPNSLVVTETTEMESDQSAVKVLESESEPTNTEVADVSSVPPQEQMEVQIEMEEVDKAPLGNEEQPFESTSDAPPSVEIPEASMPLEVSVAPLDPSVIGTPSQDEEEGVSDVESERSQEPQLTALDICGMAARLLESWKDLKEVYRIPKKSQVEKEASDRSRDRETALTPRTTSGSRERERERERERERERDRDRDYDRDRDRDRDWDRDRERDRDRDRDRDRDRDRDRDRDRDRERDRDRGSDKTPRSTERRRRRSPSPPSSYDRSSRRTEERFDPSNSNKTPRGVGGKERNKLSTEERRKLFEQEVAQREAQKQQQLQQQQQQQQQQQQQQQLQAMAYDPALAYVSSPGFITYPPGYPIQTFVDPTNPNAGKVLLPTPAIDPALSYEQTPPQHLISDMGLTSPSSTSQATPVSSLPQHITTTTNLSTGNPQQYAQPAVATQDGGVAVLSVPAQTPPQVQSQQSYTTLWDPTTQQAVTLQTQPAQQYATAPPPPQTQTAIYYQGQPCQTIYSIPTAYPQANTPVIQAYTEPTASYLHGQPVYPGHQQGVVVQQGGTVTTIVTSQTVQQEMIVPNNVIDLPPPSPPKPKTIVLPPNWKVARDPEGKIYYYHIATRQTQWDPPTWEGSSDSTSVDHESEMDLGTPTYDENPSKFSTKTAEADTSSELAKKSKETFRKEMSQFIVQCLNPYRKPDCKLGRISNTEDFKHLARKLTHGVMNKELKACTNPEDLECNENVKHKTKEYIKKYMQRFGSVYKPKEDTDVY; encoded by the exons ATGAGTTCCTCAATGGACACTTTACTCAG agaggaggggagTGGTGCCTCG GTAAAGGTTGAGGGTCTATCCAAAGCAGCTCTAATCAAAAGCCTATCTCCTAGAGTGATGCTGTCCAACCATTTTTTGCCTAAAGGGACCAAAACCAAGGTCAACCTGGAGGATCAGGGTCGTCAGAAAGTGTCCTTCAGCTTCTCACAGACCAAGAAGCCACTGCAGAGCCTGTTCTTTGTTCCTGCCAGTCCTGACAAGTCTGTCACTGAACCTCTGGCTGCCTTGTCACAGTCACCCACAAACAAAGGAGGGCAGAGTACAGATGGCAAAACTGAACAAAAGCAGACACCCATGGTGCCAATATCAGTCACTGAGACACCTCAAACACCAGTCTCACCAGTCACTAAATTGAAACCAGACTTGGCAAAGATGCATTTCAAGAAGCAAATTCTTAGTATTTCTGTGACTGAAGAGAAATCTGTTTTGCCAGAAGACCAGCATTCAACTGAATTACCAGGTTTTCAGAAGTCTGCAAGTAAGAAATCTGTTTTGCCAGAAGACCAGCATTCAACTGAGTTACTGGGTTTGCAGAAGTCTGCAAGTAAGAAATCTGTTTTGCCAGAAGACCAGCATTCAACTGAGTTACTGGGTTTGCAGAAGTCTGCAAGTAAGAAATCTGTTTTGCCAGAAGACCAGCATTCAACTGAGTTACTGGGTTTGCAGAAGTCTGCAAGTAAGAAATCTGTTTTGCCAGAAGACCAGCATTCAACTGAATTACTGGATTTGCAGAAGTCTGCAAGTAAGAAATCTGTTTTGCCAGAAGACCAGCATTCAACTGAATTACTGGATTTGCAGAAGTCTGCAAGTAAGAATGCTACTGAATTCCCTATACCCGAGCCTCAGAATATTGTAAATGTTTGTCTATCTGAGAGTGCTCTCATTGAATCCTCTGAGACGAGGGTATCCTTGTGCCACAAGAAGCCTACTGCCTCCTCAGGAAAGGTTGGAGATGCTTTCAGCAGTACTGAGCAGAATAACAAGGTATCCCAAAGGAAAACCAGGTCAGAATCTGATGGAGATTCAGTGGAGATGTCTTCCAGTCGCAAATCTGTTGATTCCAAAAGTAAAAACTCTGACAGCAGAATTAAAGAAGTAAAAAAGTCTTCCTCTATTTCacatgtggaggagaaggagaagattTCCTCAAAGTGGGCAGAGAATCATGAAAGATCTTCTAGTTATTCCAAATCAGACCGTGATTCTAGACACACATCATCTCGGTCAGCTCGATCAGACAAAGATCGCAGAAGGTCCAGGTCTAGGTCGCGATCACGATCACGAGGGTCTCGAACTAGTTCATCGCACTCCAGATCAGAGAGGTCCAGGGGAGACAGAGGATCACGCTCTGAAAGATCTTACTATCACGACTCTGACCGGAGATCACACAGGAGTTCACCACGCAGAGAGAGAAGGTCCTCTCGGTCTCGCACTGACAGAACTCGAGATAGTTCTGACTCAGAGGATGACCATAGAAAGACGAGGACAAGGACAAGCGATTCAAGTAGATCGTCTGTCCATTCTAGCTCTCATAAAGAGTCAAAGACATCCTATTCAAAATCTGAGAAAGCCCATAAATCTTTAGATTCTCCTCACTCTTTAGAGATGGATCGAAGGACACAATCATCAAAAGAAAGGACTTCAAAGCGATTCTCAGACTCTGATTCCCAGCGTAAATGGTCTCCTGATCTTGACCCAAGTTACCGGAAATCTAGTACCCATCACAAGTCAAAGACCGACAGCAAATCCTCTTCCTTCAGTATGCATACTCACTCCCAAACATGTGAAAAATTCCATAAAAGTAGCTCCAGTGAGTCTGAAGGAGATCATAAGGGAAAATTCCAGTCTGGCCCAGATGAGAAGAGTAAAAACTCTTTAATGAAATCCAGTAGGCTGgactcaaaacacacaacactttcTAGTTCTTCTGCAAATACCACTGGATATGATAGACAATCAGATGATATGGTTCAGAGTCCTGAAAAGGCACTGCCCTGTGCAACTGCCACATATGTTCCTcagactgaaaaagaaaaatcagattTCAACTGGGACGCAACTGAACGTATTGATCAGCATGATAGAGAGATGGTTTCATGTACTGAAAAACATTTGCAAGAATCATCACCCAAAAGACCAGAAGAATCCAAATTAGGTCTTGAAGATGAGAATGAAAATGCCTCAAATATAACATCAAGTGAAAGCCTAAAAGACGTAAATGCTGCCCTGGAAAACTTGACTGATGTGAAGGATGGCCTCTTGTCTAACAATCATACACATGTGAACTCTCCTGCAGCTGTTTTAGGCTCATGCAGTAGTAATGATGGTATAGTGTGCAGCCaggacaaaaaagtctttgACTGTTCATCAGGGCCAATGTCTCTACCTGATACCGCAGATGTACCCATCACACATGATGTATGGCAGAACACTAAACCAGAGATTGTTGAGCTGAATACAGTTGATGAGCAGTCTGACACAGGTGTACCACCTAAATTGGAGTCATCACATCTTGAATCTGAGAACCAGCTAATATGTGGCCTGCAAAGTATTGATACTGTTAAAAAGAGCAGTGCCAGGAAGTCTCGGTGGGATATTGTTGGGCAGAATACTTCTGAGAGTGATCTTTCACAGAGGGCATTCAGTGTAGAGAATAAACCTaatgttaaaaaagtcatatctgTCAAAAAGATAGAGTTTTCTAAAGAAAGTAACCAACACGACTGTGACATTCAAGATACTATTGAACAAGAAGCTGAAAGACATTCCACACTGGTCAAGCAGACTGAGATCTCTAAGCAGCAGGTTTGCTTAGACAGCATGTCCATGGCTGATAAATACAAAGACCAAAGTGAGCCATCACAAGCAACAACCAGGATTGACTGCTGTGTCTTAAAACCGACTTCTCTTCAAACAATGAGTATGGATGGGCCTCTGTGCATAGTTGATGCATCACAGGTTGATACAGCTGCAAATATTAAGAGTTGGAACGGAAATGATCCTCATGAAAAACCAATGGatactgataaaaaaagtcaattgaTCAAGGGAGCATCACCTCAACAGGATACACTCGGAGGAGAGAGCGAGGCCAGTGATAGTGACAACTCAGAATACGACTCAGATTGTGATGAGGCTATAAAGCGATTGCACTCTGTGGTGGTGGTGCCAAAAAATTCTTCTCTTACAATGGCTACACGGAACACAGGAGCTTCATGCAGTCCTACAAATATTTCTGAGCTGCACAGTGATAATATAGCAGCTCATGTTAATGCCCCTGAAAACTCAAATCAATTCGGCTCCCAACAAAGGCGAGGTAGCTCTCCCAGTGTATTTGGGGAGACCAGTGGTCCATGTGCTGGTATAAATGACTCATCCACCAGCAGTATGTTGTGTCTGTCCCAGAGTAATATGATTGATAGTACCAGTCACTCAGAAGGTTCCAGCACTGTCAGTGCCCTGCCTTACATAGTTGGCCATATCGGTGCGCACGGAAGTGCCACAGAATCTGCCCACAGTCTTGATTTCCGACAACATGAACAAGAGCAGAAACGGCAAAGTTCAAGCAGCAGAAATGAACAGATGTACTCCCATTATCAACATGGGGAGTTATCAAATGCTGACAATATCAGTGACAAGAATGAAGTAAACCTGGGTTGGGATTTTTCACAACTAGAGCAGCCAAGTAGTACATACCAACAACCCGATAGCAGTCATGGGCCACAGTTATCAAATACTAAACTCACAGAAAATTCTCTTGAGGAACAGGAGCACAGGCAGAGTAATGCTTTGTGGAACCATCAATCCCCACACATGCAGACCAGCAGGAAACCCTACCTCCAAGCACAAGAACATTATCAGGATCCTGCAGGTGAAATCCATCCTGATTCCCTAACTAATGACCATGGTGACTACAGTGGGGATTTACAGGGGCACGAAATAAGTAGTAACAGCAGGGGTTCTGTTGTCCCTGACCCTCCAAGAGAAGACCATTTTAAACCCCACAGAGGCAGAGGGCCACCCAAGAAAAGACGTCCAGAGATTGAGTCTGATTCAGACAATGAGGCAGAGGCTGGGCCAGCAGGCAAAAAGGAGCGCCACGGTGATTTTGACATCTCGAAGGAAATGCTTGTCAAAGCCGAGGTGGTCCTTCCATCACTCGCTCTGCAGGACTTTCAAGATGCCAGTAAATGGAGAGACCTGGCCAAGTCAAAAAAGATGCCTCCTTACTTTGACTTGATCGAGGAGAATCTGTACTTGACTGAGAG AAAGAAGAGCAAATCTCATCGAGATATCAAGAGAATGCAGTGTGAGTGTCCAATGCTGTCGAGAGAGGAACGTTCAAAGGGAGCATTCTCATGCGGGGAAGACTGTTTAAACCGGCTGCTGATGATTGAGTG CTCATCACGGTGCCTGAATGGACTGTACTGCTCCAATCGACGGTTTCAGATGAAACAACATGCCGACTTTGACGTTATCCTCACAGAAGATAAAGGCTGGGGACTGCGTGCTGCTAAAGACCTGACTCC AAACACCTTTGTGCTGGAATACTGTGGTGAGGTCTTGGACCACAAGGAGTTCAAAACCAGAGTGAAAGAATACGCTCGCAATAAAAACATCCATTATTACTTCatggctttaaaaaacaatgag ATAATTGATGCAACGCTGAAGGGTAACTGCTCTCGGTTTATGAACCACAGCTGTGAGCCCAACTGTGAGACTCAAAAG TGGACTGTTAATGGTCAGCTCAGAGTTGGGTTCTTTACCACCAAGGCTGTCGGCGCTGGAACTGAACTGACATTTGATTATCAGTTCCAGAGATACGG CAAAGAGGCACAGAAATGCTTCTGTGGTGCACCCAGCTGCAGAGGCTTCCTGGGTGGAGAGAACAGAGTCAGTGTTCGAGCTGCTGGAGGGAAGATGAAGAAAGACCGTAGTCGAAAGAGTGCTCTCACCACA GTCGATGAGGAACTGGAGGCATTACTGGAGAATGGAGAAGGCCTGTATGATGAGAAACAGGTGGTGTCTCTCTGCAGGCTAATGGTCCGAGTGGAAACCATGGAGCAGAAACTCACATGTCTCAAGCTCATAAGA gATACTCAAAATACATCATGCCTAAAACAGTTCTTGGACCATCATGGATTGTCTTTGCTGTGGATCTTCATGGTGGAGCTTTCTGAAGCGAAAGGCAACAGTGCCAATAATGTCAAACTACAGTTAGAG ATTATGACGACCCTGGCTGTCCTTCCGATCTCAACTAAGAACATGTTGGAGGAGAGCAGAGTCCTGACCTTTATTCAGCGTTGGGCCCAAACAAAAACTCTCCCTCACCCTGCTGAGATGGATGGCTACTCCAGTGAGAACACCTCCCGTGCTCAAACACCCCTCAACACTCCTGATGGTTCCTCCACCAAAATGGGACCAGAATTGGATGCCGACGCCTCCAAACCTGCTGTGTACCGCCGCCTTAAAATCATCAGTGAAAACAGTCTGGACAGTGCACTATCTGATGCCAGCAAAGCTTCTGatgggaaggaggaggaggaggaagaagacgatgatgatgaagaagatgaatcCTCAAATGCAGCACATCCGGACGTCAAGCAACTAATGGCAGAACCAGTGTGTGAAACTGCAGAACCAACAAAAGATACAATTGAAGAgtcagagaaggaggagaaacaggAAGAAATAGCAATGTCCCCAAGCAGCCAGGACCAACCTCAAACTGAGGAGCTAAAAGACAAAATGGAGTTGGAAGTGGAGGATATGGACATTGAGAAGAAAGAGGACACAACTGATGGTCTGAAGGATGAACTTCAGAATGAGTCAAATGAAACGAGTGACAAACAGGAAGGAGAAGGGGAACCAAACAGTCTGGTTGTGACAGAAACAACTGAAATGGAAAGTGACCAGTCTGCTGTAAAAGTTCTAGAGTCAGAGAGTGAGCCCACCAATACAGAAGTTGCTGATGTTTCATCTGTGCCACCACAAGAGCAGATGGAAGTCCAGATTGAGATGGAAGAGGTTGACAAAGCTCCTCTTGGCAATGAGGAACAACCTTTTGAATCTACTTCTGATGCCCCCCCAAGTGTTGAGATCCCAGAGGCCAGTATGCCCTTGGAGGTATCAGTGGCCCCCTTGGACCCATCAGTGATAGGAACTCCTTCTCAGGATGAAGAGGAAGGTGTCTCAGATGTAGAGAGTGAGAGGAGTCAAGAGCCCCAGCTCACTGCTTTGGACATTTGTGGCATGGCTGCCAGGCTTCTGGAAAGCTGGAAGGATCTAAAG GAGGTGTACAGAATACCAAAGAAGAGTCAGGTGGAAAAGGAGGCAAGTG ATCGCAGCCGAGATCGAGAGACAGCTTTGACACCACGCACCACGTCTGGTAGCCGAGAACGTGAAAGGGagcgggagagggagagggagagagagcgtgacagagacagagattatGACAGAGATCGAGATCGAGATCGAGACtgggacagggacagagagagggatcGTGATCGGGACCGAGATCGTGATCGTGATAGAGATCGCGATCGGGACCGAGATCGGGACAGAGAGCGCGATCGAGATCGAGGCTCTGACAAAACTCCCCGCAGCACTGAAAGGCGAAGAAGACGCTCTCCTTCCCCACCATCATCTTATGACAGGAGCAGCCGACGCACTGAGGAACG gttcgATCCATCTAACAGCAACAAGACGCCAAGGGGAGTTGGTGGCAAAGAGCGCAACAAGTTGTCGACAGAGGAACGCAGAAAACTCTTTGAGCAGGAGGTTGCTCAGAGGGAAGcccagaaacaacaacaacttcagcagcaacagcagcagcaacagcagcagcagcagcagcaacaactacaagCTATGGCTTATGACCCTGCTCTAGCCTACGTCTCCAGCCCTGGCTTCATCACTTACCCTCCTGGATATCCCATCCAGACCTTTGTGGATCCCACCAACCCAAATGCAGGTAAAGTGTTGCTCCCCACTCCTGCAATTGATCCTGCCTTGAGCTATGAACAGACTCCTCCTCAGCATCTCATCTCAGATATGGGACTGACCTCTCCATCCTCCACTTCCCAAGCTACTCCAGTTTCCAGTCTTCCTCAgcacatcaccaccaccaccaacctctCAACTGGAAACCCTCAGCAGTATGCCCAGCCAGCTGTAGCAACCCAGGATGGAGGTGTAGCTGTCCTCTCTGTTCCGGCCCAGACACCCCCTCAGGTACAGAGCCAGCAGAGCTACACCACTCTTTGGGACCCCACCACTCAGCAAGCTGTGACTTTGCAGACCCAGCCGGCGCAACAGTATGCCACAGCTCCACCACCACCCCAAACACAGACCGCTATCTATTACCAAGGCCAGCCATGCCAAACTATCTACAGTATCCCTACTGCCTACCCACAGGCTAACACTCCAGTCATACAG GCATACACTGAACCCACAGCCAGCTACCTACATGGCCAGCCAGTGTATCCTGGC